A genomic segment from Leptolyngbya boryana PCC 6306 encodes:
- the pdhA gene encoding pyruvate dehydrogenase (acetyl-transferring) E1 component subunit alpha, with protein sequence MKKKHATIQSPTAVDSNQAHLHDLLYQMLRIRRFEDKCAELYSAMKIRGFLHLYNGEEAVAVGVMQVLKPDDAIVATYREHGQALARGIPMNTVMAEMFGKQEGCCRGRGGSMHLFDKEHGFYGGNAIVGGGLPLAVGLALADKKLGRKRLTCCFFGDGAVAEGEFHESMNLASLWQVPILFVCENNQYAMGTALKYSHSVTNLVQKAESYGIGHAVVDGMDVLAVEQAAQKAVVEVRENGKPFFLECVTYRFRAHSMFDPELYRDKAEVEEWKQRCPISTLTQQLKAQGQITDADVERIEQSIRQEIKDAIAFAEAGTWEPVEELNRFVYSEPNA encoded by the coding sequence ATGAAGAAGAAACATGCAACGATACAATCTCCTACTGCTGTTGATTCCAATCAAGCACATTTGCACGATCTTCTTTATCAAATGCTGCGGATTCGTCGCTTTGAAGATAAGTGTGCAGAACTCTACAGCGCCATGAAAATTCGCGGTTTTTTGCATCTGTACAACGGCGAAGAAGCCGTTGCGGTGGGAGTTATGCAAGTCTTAAAACCTGATGATGCGATCGTGGCAACCTATCGCGAACATGGTCAAGCCCTAGCACGCGGAATTCCCATGAATACAGTGATGGCAGAGATGTTTGGTAAGCAAGAGGGCTGTTGTCGGGGGCGTGGAGGATCGATGCATTTATTTGATAAAGAGCATGGCTTCTATGGAGGTAACGCGATCGTAGGTGGTGGTTTACCCTTAGCGGTTGGGCTGGCTTTAGCCGATAAGAAATTGGGCAGAAAACGGCTCACCTGCTGTTTTTTTGGCGACGGTGCTGTTGCTGAAGGAGAGTTTCACGAATCTATGAATTTAGCGTCTCTCTGGCAAGTCCCGATATTGTTCGTTTGTGAGAATAATCAGTATGCAATGGGAACGGCTCTGAAGTATTCTCACTCAGTCACAAATCTGGTTCAGAAAGCAGAAAGCTATGGCATCGGTCATGCAGTTGTGGATGGCATGGATGTTCTAGCAGTAGAGCAAGCTGCTCAAAAAGCAGTGGTTGAAGTCCGGGAAAACGGAAAGCCCTTCTTTCTAGAATGTGTCACCTATCGTTTCCGAGCGCACTCGATGTTTGACCCAGAACTCTACCGAGATAAAGCCGAAGTCGAAGAATGGAAACAACGCTGTCCCATCTCAACACTCACGCAACAGTTAAAAGCACAAGGACAGATCACAGATGCTGATGTGGAAAGGATAGAACAATCGATCCGTCAAGAGATCAAAGATGCGATCGCATTTGCGGAAGCGGGAACTTGGGAACCTGTGGAAGAATTAAATCGCTTTGTCTACTCAGAGCCAAACGCCTAG
- a CDS encoding alpha-ketoacid dehydrogenase subunit beta, with translation MNYGIDTHTDNPPLMIQTTYREALRDAIREAILKDDRVFLMGEDVGQYGGAFGVTKGLLKELGADKIMDTPLCESGFTGAGIGAALNGMRPIVEVMTVNFSLLAADQILNTAATYLHMSGGLFNVPLVIRMGTGGGKQLAAQHSHSLEGWYAHIPGIKVLTPAVLEDARGMLWTALEDPDPVLIFENTLLYNMEGELPANAGAVDIDRACIRRIGHDVTLISYSASLFKALEAAETLAQEGIEAEVIDLRVLRLLDEATFLTSIAKTHRAVIIDEGWRSGSISAEISARIMEKAFYDLDAPVERICSAEVPVPYANHLEQAALPQSATIVNTVRRMVTRHG, from the coding sequence ATGAACTATGGAATTGACACCCATACAGACAATCCACCGCTGATGATTCAGACAACCTATCGAGAAGCACTGCGAGACGCAATCCGAGAGGCAATTCTGAAAGACGATCGCGTGTTCCTGATGGGCGAAGATGTCGGACAGTATGGCGGTGCTTTTGGGGTGACGAAAGGACTGTTGAAAGAATTGGGTGCCGACAAGATCATGGACACGCCGCTGTGTGAGTCTGGGTTTACCGGAGCCGGAATTGGCGCAGCACTGAACGGAATGCGCCCGATCGTAGAAGTGATGACGGTTAACTTTAGCTTGTTGGCTGCCGATCAAATTCTCAATACAGCAGCAACCTATCTGCATATGTCCGGCGGTTTGTTCAATGTTCCGCTCGTGATTCGCATGGGAACCGGAGGAGGCAAACAACTAGCAGCACAACACTCTCATAGTTTAGAAGGATGGTATGCTCACATTCCTGGAATTAAAGTTCTGACTCCAGCAGTGCTTGAAGATGCCCGTGGAATGCTTTGGACAGCACTGGAAGATCCCGATCCCGTCCTGATTTTTGAGAATACGTTGCTCTACAACATGGAAGGGGAACTTCCAGCAAATGCGGGAGCAGTAGATATCGATCGTGCCTGTATTCGTCGAATTGGGCATGACGTAACGCTCATTAGCTACAGTGCCAGTTTATTCAAAGCACTCGAAGCCGCAGAAACCCTAGCTCAAGAAGGAATCGAAGCAGAAGTGATTGATTTACGGGTTCTGCGTCTACTTGATGAGGCTACGTTTCTCACCTCGATCGCGAAAACGCATCGAGCCGTGATTATTGATGAAGGTTGGCGCAGTGGCAGCATTTCTGCGGAGATTAGCGCTCGCATTATGGAAAAAGCATTCTATGACTTAGATGCCCCTGTAGAACGGATTTGCTCAGCCGAAGTTCCCGTGCCCTATGCCAATCATTTAGAACAAGCTGCTTTGCCTCAATCTGCCACGATCGTCAATACAGTCCGGAGGATGGTGACTCGACATGGCTGA
- a CDS encoding dihydrolipoamide acetyltransferase family protein, with the protein MAEFRMPSLGADMRTGTLVAWRAKPGDHLKYGDIIADVETDKGIMEIEVFENCTVEELLLEPDTKVPVGTPMARLKLENGAEKEAIAVTDREQPSPPPTIEAPTIPVPTLAKEERLRVSPLARKVATELGVDLTQVKGTGADGAIHQIDVEEAAKALKPTPKPEEKVIPPSPEAKPTTTDFQAGMRRAIAAAMSRSNREIPHYYLETRIDMSHALKWLEAENQKRSIKERILPVVLLIKAVAKALTDVPELNGYWIEDQLKVQEAIHIGFAISLRQGGLVTPAIHHADLKSLDELMATMRDLIERTRGGHLRSSELSDATMTLTSLGDIGVEKVYGVIYPPQVALVGFGKISEQPWAEQGMLDVRPVLVATLAGDHRATDGMIGARFLQAVNTHLQSVEKW; encoded by the coding sequence ATGGCTGAATTTCGTATGCCCAGTTTAGGGGCGGATATGAGAACCGGAACCTTAGTCGCCTGGAGAGCCAAACCCGGCGATCATCTCAAGTACGGTGACATTATTGCAGATGTGGAAACCGATAAAGGCATCATGGAAATTGAGGTCTTTGAAAACTGTACTGTTGAGGAACTACTGCTGGAACCGGATACTAAAGTGCCCGTGGGAACGCCAATGGCGAGATTGAAATTAGAAAACGGTGCGGAAAAAGAAGCGATCGCGGTCACCGATCGTGAACAACCTAGCCCACCTCCTACAATCGAAGCTCCGACGATTCCAGTACCCACTCTTGCTAAAGAGGAACGATTGCGCGTTTCGCCGCTAGCTCGCAAGGTAGCGACTGAACTGGGTGTGGACTTAACTCAGGTGAAAGGAACTGGAGCCGATGGTGCGATTCATCAAATTGATGTAGAAGAAGCTGCAAAAGCTCTGAAACCAACACCGAAGCCAGAAGAAAAAGTTATCCCTCCATCGCCTGAAGCGAAACCGACTACAACTGATTTTCAGGCAGGAATGCGACGTGCGATCGCGGCTGCCATGTCCCGCTCTAATCGCGAGATTCCTCACTACTATCTCGAAACTCGGATCGATATGAGCCATGCACTGAAATGGCTTGAAGCAGAGAATCAGAAGCGATCGATAAAAGAGCGTATCTTACCTGTCGTTCTGCTGATCAAAGCAGTCGCTAAAGCATTAACTGACGTTCCAGAATTGAATGGATATTGGATTGAAGATCAGCTTAAAGTCCAAGAAGCAATTCATATCGGCTTTGCGATTTCCCTACGGCAAGGAGGGCTAGTTACGCCTGCGATTCATCATGCGGATCTGAAAAGCCTCGATGAATTGATGGCGACCATGCGCGACTTGATTGAGCGTACGCGAGGAGGACATCTCCGTAGCTCAGAACTGTCTGATGCAACGATGACACTAACAAGCTTGGGAGATATCGGTGTCGAAAAAGTCTACGGGGTGATCTATCCACCCCAAGTTGCTTTGGTCGGTTTCGGCAAAATCTCTGAACAGCCTTGGGCAGAACAAGGAATGCTCGATGTTCGTCCGGTACTAGTTGCAACGCTAGCAGGGGATCATCGCGCAACGGATGGCATGATTGGTGCAAGATTCTTGCAAGCGGTCAACACACATCTTCAATCAGTAGAGAAATGGTAA
- a CDS encoding acyl carrier protein gives MAITETQIQETMFKLLQKIAPGSSPETLGKDDDVRETLGIDSYDFLNFMIGLNEEFGVETPETDYGKLITLNDIVQYISTHAQQ, from the coding sequence ATGGCAATCACTGAAACTCAAATTCAAGAAACAATGTTCAAACTCTTGCAAAAGATTGCTCCTGGGTCTTCTCCAGAAACTCTAGGCAAGGATGATGATGTTCGAGAAACGCTCGGAATTGATTCTTATGATTTTCTCAATTTCATGATTGGGCTAAATGAGGAATTTGGTGTGGAGACTCCAGAAACCGACTATGGAAAACTCATCACGCTTAACGATATCGTTCAGTATATTTCTACTCACGCTCAACAGTAA
- a CDS encoding pyridoxal-dependent decarboxylase — MPIHHSSSAYPSLRNITIEDFQLSSTGLTEEQRAQALAQLHEYLSIQKANFLGYQVNQQLDYEDDLKPYLNYHVNNVGDPFIDGNLTIHSKWMERAVLDYYARVWNARLPHNPADGESYWGYVVSMGCTEGNLYGLWNARDYLAGKLLLEEHTAEEEARVASFGGHPRSLLRRLIYKQALPLDGQPHAYTPVVFYSEDTHYSIIKAGIVLGLHTFYQIGQHYYPNENPLAPGQPWSKEVPSTQGSTGPGSIDIPSLVKLVEFFAAKGYPILICFNYGTTFKGAYDDVEAAGKALMPIFQRYGLHERKVYYDPSDPNQFDLRTGYWFHVDGALGAAYMPFVEMAYNAEKIAQRGPNFDFRLPFVHSIAMSGHKWIGAPCPCGIYMTKTKYQLRPPDNPEYIGSPDTTFAGSRNGLSAMILWDYLAKTSYEGEIEKALYTEKMAEYAVQKLKELEQHLGESLWVERTPLSLTIRFKQANPNIIFKYSLSSETLFVNGQKRAYNHIFIMAHVTTQLIDQLITDLRQPGAFPSQPTVAKPPEIAPTRHPKHLAHFPHLGRGFH, encoded by the coding sequence ATGCCTATCCATCACTCATCTTCAGCCTATCCATCGCTTAGGAATATTACGATCGAAGATTTTCAACTATCCTCAACAGGTTTAACCGAGGAACAACGTGCTCAAGCACTCGCTCAATTACACGAATACTTATCTATCCAGAAGGCGAATTTCCTCGGATACCAAGTCAATCAGCAGTTGGATTACGAAGATGATCTCAAGCCCTATCTAAACTATCACGTCAATAACGTGGGCGATCCCTTTATCGATGGGAATCTTACGATTCATAGTAAATGGATGGAGCGGGCTGTACTCGATTACTATGCTCGGGTGTGGAATGCTCGCTTACCTCATAATCCCGCCGATGGAGAGTCTTACTGGGGATATGTAGTCAGCATGGGATGCACTGAAGGCAATCTCTATGGGTTATGGAATGCACGCGATTATTTAGCAGGCAAGCTCCTCCTAGAAGAACACACGGCTGAAGAAGAAGCGAGGGTCGCCAGTTTTGGGGGACATCCTCGATCTCTACTTCGCCGCCTCATTTACAAACAGGCATTGCCGCTAGATGGACAGCCTCATGCTTATACCCCTGTTGTGTTTTACTCCGAAGATACTCACTACTCGATTATCAAAGCGGGCATTGTCCTCGGACTTCATACATTTTATCAAATAGGGCAGCACTACTATCCCAACGAGAACCCTCTAGCACCGGGTCAGCCGTGGTCGAAAGAAGTACCATCCACGCAAGGCAGTACAGGACCAGGCTCGATCGATATTCCCTCGCTAGTAAAGCTCGTCGAGTTTTTTGCAGCCAAGGGGTATCCCATCTTAATCTGTTTCAACTATGGCACCACTTTCAAAGGCGCTTATGACGATGTAGAAGCAGCAGGAAAAGCACTGATGCCGATCTTTCAGCGCTATGGACTGCATGAACGCAAAGTTTACTACGACCCGAGCGATCCGAATCAATTTGATCTTCGCACTGGATACTGGTTTCATGTAGATGGTGCTTTAGGAGCAGCATATATGCCCTTTGTGGAGATGGCATACAATGCTGAAAAAATTGCTCAACGCGGACCGAATTTTGATTTCCGATTACCATTTGTGCATTCGATCGCAATGAGTGGACATAAGTGGATCGGGGCACCTTGTCCCTGCGGCATCTATATGACGAAAACAAAATATCAGTTGCGTCCACCGGATAATCCAGAGTATATCGGTTCTCCTGATACCACCTTTGCCGGGTCACGCAATGGTTTATCGGCGATGATTTTATGGGACTACTTGGCGAAAACCTCCTATGAAGGCGAGATAGAAAAAGCCCTGTATACCGAAAAGATGGCGGAATATGCTGTTCAAAAGCTCAAGGAGCTAGAGCAGCACTTGGGTGAATCTTTGTGGGTGGAACGGACACCACTCTCGCTGACGATTCGGTTTAAGCAAGCGAATCCCAATATTATTTTCAAGTACTCGCTATCTAGTGAAACGCTATTTGTGAATGGGCAAAAGCGAGCCTACAATCACATTTTCATCATGGCGCATGTCACGACTCAGCTCATTGACCAACTGATTACAGATCTCAGGCAACCGGGTGCTTTTCCATCTCAACCCACTGTAGCAAAGCCGCCAGAAATTGCTCCCACTCGTCATCCAAAGCACCTCGCCCACTTCCCGCATTTGGGACGCGGTTTCCATTAA
- a CDS encoding AI-2E family transporter has protein sequence MNQAPDPKKHRSRWSQISTNTLVRFLLFFASGWALVAIFQYFEYVIFVFALSGILALLLNYPLQFLQRFVGRRLALGLVIALSLITIIAAVVTIGLTLTNQVQQLATLLLQTLNTSNNPFDQLQSTLAARNIPFNLDVIEAQIRDVFVVSLNWIVSSLPVLFQNYVTFIIILVVAFFMLIDGAKLWRLVLKLVPAQHRNRVSIAVQTNFFGFLRGQLLISFLLSIATFLVFALFQIPFPFLLAVTIGVFDLIPGIGATLGVSLVCLIIFVQSNWLIAFKVLLICLVLQQLQDNLLSPRVMQSTIHLSPVVVFFALLVGTKISGLLGLFLAVPIAGVIVSLFNLEEAQGE, from the coding sequence ATGAATCAAGCGCCAGATCCCAAAAAACATCGATCGCGTTGGAGCCAGATCAGTACGAATACATTAGTGCGTTTTCTGCTCTTCTTTGCCTCCGGTTGGGCATTAGTTGCTATCTTTCAATATTTTGAGTACGTGATCTTTGTGTTCGCGCTTTCAGGGATTCTAGCGCTCTTGCTCAACTATCCACTGCAATTTTTACAGCGCTTTGTCGGACGCAGACTTGCATTAGGGTTAGTCATTGCACTAAGCCTGATCACGATTATTGCTGCAGTCGTTACGATCGGGCTAACCTTGACCAATCAAGTCCAGCAATTAGCAACGCTACTTCTTCAGACTTTAAATACTTCAAACAATCCATTTGACCAGTTGCAAAGTACATTGGCAGCGCGCAACATTCCGTTCAACCTTGACGTGATCGAAGCCCAAATTCGCGATGTGTTTGTCGTGAGCTTGAACTGGATCGTTAGTTCTCTGCCCGTTCTCTTCCAGAATTATGTCACGTTTATCATTATCTTAGTTGTTGCATTTTTCATGCTGATCGATGGTGCAAAGCTATGGCGACTCGTACTCAAGTTAGTCCCTGCCCAACACCGCAACCGTGTGTCGATCGCAGTCCAAACAAACTTTTTCGGATTTCTTCGCGGGCAGTTGCTCATCTCATTTTTGCTGAGCATTGCTACGTTTCTCGTTTTTGCGCTGTTTCAAATTCCATTTCCGTTTTTGCTTGCGGTCACGATCGGGGTGTTTGACTTAATTCCTGGCATTGGTGCAACGCTCGGCGTGTCTCTTGTCTGTTTAATTATTTTTGTACAAAGTAACTGGCTCATCGCGTTCAAGGTACTACTCATTTGTTTGGTTTTACAACAGTTACAAGATAATCTTCTTTCTCCGCGTGTCATGCAAAGCACCATTCATCTCAGTCCAGTGGTTGTATTTTTTGCGCTCTTGGTTGGAACGAAGATTTCAGGACTACTAGGTCTCTTTTTAGCAGTCCCGATCGCGGGTGTGATTGTTAGTCTATTCAATCTTGAAGAAGCACAAGGAGAGTAG